One stretch of Streptococcus australis DNA includes these proteins:
- a CDS encoding ABC-F family ATP-binding cassette domain-containing protein, with translation MSDFIVEKLSKSVGDKTVFKDISFIIHDLDRIGLIGVNGTGKTTLLDVLSGVSGFDGDVSPFLAKNDYQIGYLTQDPEFDDSKTVLDTVLSSDLKEIQLIREYELLMLNYSEDKQARLERVMAEMDSLQAWEIESQVKTVLSKLGIQDLSTPVGELSGGLRRRVQLAQVLLGNHDLLLLDEPTNHLDIATIEWLTLFLKNSKKTVLFITHDRYFLDALSTRIFELDRAGLTEYQGNYQDYVRLKAEQDERDAALLHKKEQLYKQELAWMRRQPQARATKQQARINRFHDLKKEVSGGVAETDLTMNFETSRIGKKVIEFKDVSFAYENKPILQNFNLLVQAKDRIGIVGDNGVGKSTLLNLIAGSLEPTAGQVVIGETVRIAYFSQQIEGLDESKRVINYLQEVAEEVKTSGGSTTSIAELLEQFLFPRSTHGTLIGKLSGGEKKRLYLLKLLLEKPNVLLLDEPTNDLDIATLTVLENFLQGFAGPVLTVSHDRYFLDKVATKILAFENGSIRTFFGHYTDYLDEKAFETEMVNQVQKAEKEKVVKVREEKKRMTYQEKQEWASIEGDIEALENRIAAIEEEMQANGSDFGKLATLQKELDEKNEELLEKYERYEYLSEFDS, from the coding sequence ATGAGTGATTTTATTGTTGAAAAACTAAGCAAATCCGTCGGTGACAAGACCGTTTTTAAGGATATTTCTTTTATCATCCATGATTTGGACAGAATCGGTCTGATTGGTGTCAATGGAACGGGTAAGACCACCCTTTTAGATGTTCTTTCTGGAGTTTCAGGTTTTGATGGAGATGTCAGTCCTTTCTTGGCTAAGAATGATTATCAGATTGGTTACTTGACGCAGGATCCAGAGTTTGACGACAGTAAGACGGTTTTGGATACGGTCCTATCCAGCGACCTCAAGGAAATCCAGTTGATTCGTGAGTATGAACTCCTCATGCTCAACTATAGCGAGGACAAGCAGGCTCGTTTGGAACGCGTTATGGCGGAGATGGACTCCCTTCAAGCCTGGGAAATCGAAAGTCAGGTCAAGACGGTTCTCAGCAAGCTGGGGATTCAGGATTTGTCGACTCCAGTTGGTGAATTGTCAGGTGGTCTGAGAAGACGTGTTCAGTTGGCGCAAGTTCTCCTAGGAAACCACGACCTCTTGCTACTGGATGAGCCGACCAACCATCTGGACATTGCGACCATCGAGTGGTTGACCCTTTTCTTGAAAAATTCCAAGAAGACGGTTCTCTTTATCACCCATGATCGCTATTTCCTAGATGCACTATCAACACGGATTTTCGAGTTGGACCGAGCAGGCTTGACCGAGTATCAGGGAAATTATCAGGACTATGTTCGCCTTAAGGCGGAACAAGATGAGCGTGACGCTGCTCTCCTTCACAAAAAGGAGCAACTCTACAAACAAGAATTGGCTTGGATGCGCAGACAACCGCAAGCGCGTGCGACCAAGCAGCAGGCTCGGATCAATCGTTTCCACGACTTGAAAAAGGAAGTTTCAGGTGGCGTTGCTGAAACAGACTTAACCATGAACTTTGAAACTAGCCGTATTGGTAAGAAGGTTATCGAGTTTAAAGATGTTTCCTTTGCTTATGAGAATAAGCCGATATTACAAAATTTTAATCTCTTGGTGCAAGCCAAAGACCGTATCGGAATTGTTGGGGACAACGGTGTCGGGAAGTCAACTCTTCTTAATCTGATAGCAGGAAGTCTTGAGCCGACAGCAGGTCAAGTTGTGATTGGGGAAACTGTTCGTATCGCTTATTTCTCTCAACAAATCGAAGGGCTGGATGAAAGCAAACGGGTCATCAACTACCTCCAGGAAGTAGCAGAAGAGGTCAAGACTAGCGGTGGTTCTACAACTTCCATCGCTGAGTTGCTGGAGCAGTTCCTTTTCCCACGTTCGACACATGGAACCTTGATTGGGAAGTTGTCTGGTGGCGAGAAAAAACGCCTCTATCTCCTCAAACTTCTCTTGGAAAAACCAAATGTTCTCCTCTTGGATGAGCCGACAAATGATCTGGACATTGCGACCTTGACAGTTTTAGAGAATTTCTTGCAAGGTTTTGCTGGGCCTGTTTTAACAGTTAGCCACGACCGTTATTTCCTGGATAAGGTAGCTACCAAGATTCTGGCCTTTGAGAATGGAAGTATCCGAACTTTCTTTGGTCATTACACCGACTACCTTGACGAAAAAGCTTTTGAAACAGAGATGGTCAATCAAGTTCAAAAGGCCGAAAAAGAGAAAGTGGTCAAAGTCCGTGAAGAAAAGAAGCGAATGACCTATCAAGAAAAGCAGGAGTGGGCAAGCATTGAAGGCGATATTGAAGCCTTGGAAAATCGTATCGCTGCTATTGAAGAGGAGATGCAGGCAAATGGCTCTGATTTTGGTAAACTTGCGACACTTCAGAAAGAGCTCGATGAAAAAAACGAAGAACTCCTTGAAAAATACGAACGCTATGAATATTTAAGTGAGTTTGATAGCTAG
- a CDS encoding CCA tRNA nucleotidyltransferase, which translates to MRLTQMPSEFQKALPVLEKIKEAGFEAYFVGGSVRDALLHRPIHDVDIATSSYPEETKQIFSRTADIGIEHGTVLVLDGDEEYEVTTFRTEDVYVDYRRPSAVSFVRSLEEDLKRRDFTVNAFALDETGEIIDLFDGLKDLENQVLRAVGVASERFNEDALRIMRGFRFQASLGFELERETFEAMKSLTPLLEKISVERTFVEFDKLLLAPFWRVGLASMIESQAYDYLPDMADSREKLQKLFDLEADFTFESSEQAWATLLWALEIRDAQPFLKAWKTSRQFAKQVQDLLTILVLREEGELSKRDCYRFDLDSLLQAESLRQAQGKEVNPQAITETYQSLTIHDKKEIQINGGILIKEYGYQPGPDLGEILTEIEFAIVDGELENDRQAIHTYLREKK; encoded by the coding sequence ATGAGATTAACACAAATGCCTTCTGAATTTCAGAAGGCTTTACCAGTATTAGAAAAAATTAAAGAAGCAGGCTTTGAAGCCTATTTTGTTGGGGGCTCTGTTCGAGATGCCCTCCTCCATCGTCCTATCCATGATGTGGATATTGCGACCTCTTCCTATCCAGAGGAGACCAAGCAGATATTCTCCCGCACAGCCGATATCGGAATTGAGCACGGAACCGTCTTGGTTTTAGATGGGGATGAGGAGTATGAGGTGACGACCTTTCGGACCGAAGATGTCTATGTAGACTATCGCAGACCCAGTGCGGTTTCCTTTGTACGTTCGCTAGAAGAAGATCTCAAGCGCCGTGATTTCACAGTCAATGCCTTTGCCTTGGACGAAACAGGAGAAATCATCGATTTGTTCGATGGTCTCAAAGATCTGGAAAACCAAGTCTTACGAGCAGTTGGAGTAGCTAGTGAACGTTTCAATGAAGATGCTTTGCGTATTATGCGTGGTTTTCGTTTTCAGGCCAGTCTTGGTTTTGAACTTGAGCGAGAAACATTTGAAGCGATGAAATCCTTGACTCCACTCTTGGAGAAGATTTCTGTGGAACGTACCTTTGTTGAGTTTGATAAACTCTTGCTGGCACCTTTTTGGCGAGTTGGCTTGGCTTCCATGATTGAGAGTCAAGCTTATGATTATCTCCCTGATATGGCAGACAGTCGAGAAAAGCTTCAAAAATTGTTTGATTTAGAGGCGGACTTCACCTTTGAGTCTTCTGAGCAAGCCTGGGCGACCCTCTTGTGGGCTTTGGAGATTAGAGATGCACAGCCCTTTTTGAAAGCATGGAAGACCTCACGTCAATTTGCCAAGCAGGTTCAGGATTTGCTGACTATTTTGGTTCTGCGAGAAGAAGGGGAGTTGAGCAAGCGCGATTGTTACCGCTTTGACTTGGATTCCCTTTTACAAGCTGAAAGTCTTCGTCAGGCCCAAGGAAAAGAAGTCAATCCACAAGCCATCACTGAAACTTACCAGAGTTTGACCATTCATGATAAGAAAGAAATCCAGATTAACGGTGGTATTCTCATTAAAGAGTACGGCTACCAGCCTGGGCCAGACTTGGGAGAGATTTTAACAGAGATTGAGTTTGCCATTGTCGATGGAGAGTTGGAAAACGACCGTCAAGCCATCCATACTTACCTGAGGGAGAAAAAATGA
- the dapB gene encoding 4-hydroxy-tetrahydrodipicolinate reductase, protein MSIRVIIAGFKGKMGQAACQMVLADPDLDLVAVLDPFESELEWQGIPVFNDKTDLAGFEADVWVDFTTPAVAYENTRFALENGFAPVVGTTGFTSEEIAELKAFSREQDLGGLIAPNFALGAVLLMQFAAQAVKYFPNVEIIELHHDKKKDAPSGTAIKTAELMAEVRESIQQGAPDEEELIAGARGADFDGMRIHSVRLPGLVAHQEVIFGNQGEGLTLRHDSYDRSSFMTGVNLGIKEVVKRHELVYGLEHLL, encoded by the coding sequence ATGAGTATTCGAGTAATTATTGCCGGGTTTAAGGGAAAGATGGGCCAAGCTGCCTGTCAGATGGTCTTGGCTGATCCAGACTTGGACTTGGTCGCAGTTTTGGATCCTTTTGAGTCTGAGTTAGAATGGCAGGGAATTCCTGTCTTCAATGATAAGACTGACTTGGCTGGTTTTGAAGCGGATGTTTGGGTAGATTTTACTACACCAGCCGTTGCCTACGAAAATACACGCTTTGCTCTTGAAAATGGCTTCGCTCCAGTAGTTGGAACAACAGGCTTTACTAGTGAAGAAATTGCAGAACTAAAAGCATTTTCCCGTGAACAAGATTTGGGTGGCTTGATTGCCCCTAACTTTGCCTTGGGAGCTGTCTTGCTTATGCAATTTGCGGCGCAGGCTGTCAAATATTTCCCAAATGTGGAGATTATCGAGCTCCATCACGACAAGAAAAAAGATGCTCCGAGTGGAACAGCCATTAAAACGGCTGAGCTGATGGCGGAAGTTCGGGAATCAATCCAGCAAGGTGCGCCTGATGAGGAAGAATTGATTGCAGGTGCTCGTGGTGCTGATTTTGATGGTATGCGCATCCACTCAGTCCGTCTACCAGGCTTGGTAGCCCATCAAGAAGTCATCTTTGGCAATCAGGGAGAAGGATTGACCCTTCGTCATGACTCCTATGATCGCAGCTCCTTCATGACAGGGGTGAATTTGGGAATTAAAGAAGTTGTCAAGCGTCATGAGCTTGTCTATGGATTAGAACACTTATTATGA
- a CDS encoding DegV family protein has product MKLAVITDSSAYLEEKTLQRENLYILDIPVNIDGEEYVEGVNLTAEEFYQKMAQSAELPKTSQPSIAKLDEILSSLKDEGYTHVLGLFLSSGISGFYQNIQYMLDEYDGLTIAFPDTHITSSPLGFMVESTFKWAEQGDNFAQIQEKLAIQIADNSAFIIVDDLDHLVKGGRLSNGAAVLGNLLSIKPILYFNDQGVIEVYEKVRTEKKATKRLVEIIKELTKGGDYRITVIHGNAPQKAADLRQLLIESGVTSEIPIVSFGSVIGTHLGEGSIALSYTPIV; this is encoded by the coding sequence ATGAAATTAGCTGTCATTACAGATTCTTCAGCCTATTTAGAGGAGAAGACGCTGCAAAGAGAGAATCTATATATCTTGGATATTCCTGTCAATATTGATGGGGAGGAGTATGTTGAAGGTGTCAATCTGACTGCTGAGGAATTTTATCAAAAAATGGCTCAGTCTGCAGAATTGCCTAAAACTAGTCAACCAAGTATTGCCAAATTGGATGAGATTCTAAGTTCCTTGAAAGATGAAGGCTATACCCATGTCTTGGGACTCTTTCTTTCGTCAGGAATTTCAGGCTTTTATCAGAACATCCAATACATGTTGGATGAGTATGATGGCTTGACCATTGCCTTTCCAGATACCCATATCACAAGCTCCCCTCTAGGATTTATGGTGGAGAGTACCTTTAAATGGGCAGAACAGGGCGATAATTTTGCTCAGATTCAGGAGAAGTTGGCTATCCAAATCGCTGATAACTCAGCCTTTATCATAGTAGATGACCTCGACCACTTGGTTAAGGGAGGACGTTTGTCAAATGGGGCTGCCGTCTTAGGGAATCTCCTCAGTATCAAGCCTATCCTCTACTTTAATGACCAAGGGGTGATTGAAGTTTATGAAAAAGTTCGTACGGAAAAGAAGGCAACTAAACGTTTGGTGGAAATCATCAAAGAGTTGACAAAAGGTGGGGACTACCGTATTACAGTCATTCATGGTAACGCACCTCAAAAGGCGGCAGATTTGCGCCAACTCTTGATTGAGAGTGGTGTGACTTCTGAGATTCCAATTGTTAGCTTTGGTAGTGTCATTGGAACCCACCTTGGAGAAGGCAGTATTGCCTTGAGCTATACACCAATCGTCTAG
- a CDS encoding DUF1149 family protein, translating into MNLKREQEFVSQYHFDARNFEWENENGAPETKVDVNFQLLQHDQENQVTSLVVILSFMIVFDKFVISGTISQVNHVEGRIVNEPSEFNQEEVETLARPCLNMLNRLTYEVTEIALDLPGINLEF; encoded by the coding sequence ATGAATCTTAAACGAGAACAAGAATTTGTTAGCCAGTATCACTTTGATGCTCGTAACTTTGAATGGGAAAATGAAAATGGAGCCCCTGAAACCAAGGTAGATGTGAACTTTCAGTTGCTCCAACATGACCAAGAAAACCAAGTGACTTCGCTTGTCGTTATCTTGAGCTTTATGATTGTCTTTGACAAATTCGTCATCAGCGGAACAATTTCTCAAGTTAACCATGTGGAAGGTCGTATTGTCAACGAACCAAGCGAATTTAACCAAGAAGAAGTCGAAACCTTGGCACGTCCATGTTTGAACATGCTCAATCGTTTGACGTATGAAGTAACAGAAATCGCCTTGGATCTTCCAGGGATCAATTTGGAGTTTTAG
- the glmM gene encoding phosphoglucosamine mutase: protein MGKYFGTDGVRGEANVELTPELAFKLGRFGGYVLSQHETEAPKVFVGRDTRISGEMLESALVAGLLSVGIHVYKLGVLATPAVAYLVKTEGASAGVMISASHNPALDNGIKFFGGDGFKLDDDKEAEIEALLDAAEDTLPRPSAEGLGTLVDYPEGLRKYEGYLVSTGAPLEGMKVALDTANGAAATSARQIFADLGAQLTVIGETPDGLNINLNVGSTHPEALQELVKESQSAIGLAFDGDSDRLIAVDENGNIVDGDKIMYIIGKYLSEKGQLAQNTIVTTVMSNLGFHKALESAGINKAVTAVGDRYVVEEMRKSGYNLGGEQSGHVILMDYNTTGDGQLSAVQLTKIMKETGKSLSQLASEVTIYPQKLVNIRVENAMKEKAMEVPAIKTIIEKMEEEMAGNGRILVRPSGTEPLLRVMAEAPTTEEVNYYVDTIAAVVKDEIGID from the coding sequence ATGGGTAAATATTTTGGGACCGATGGAGTCCGTGGAGAAGCAAACGTAGAACTAACGCCAGAGTTGGCCTTTAAACTGGGACGTTTTGGTGGATATGTTCTTAGTCAACATGAAACGGAAGCCCCTAAAGTCTTTGTAGGACGTGATACACGTATCTCAGGAGAAATGTTAGAATCTGCCTTAGTGGCAGGTCTTCTATCAGTAGGAATTCACGTCTACAAACTCGGTGTCCTTGCAACACCAGCAGTAGCTTACTTGGTAAAAACAGAGGGAGCTAGTGCAGGTGTCATGATTTCAGCGAGTCACAACCCAGCCCTTGATAATGGAATTAAGTTCTTTGGTGGGGATGGCTTCAAACTTGATGACGACAAAGAAGCAGAAATCGAAGCCTTGTTGGACGCTGCTGAAGACACTCTTCCTCGTCCGAGTGCAGAGGGCTTGGGAACCTTAGTGGACTATCCAGAAGGTTTGCGTAAGTACGAAGGCTACCTTGTTTCAACTGGAGCGCCTCTTGAAGGCATGAAAGTAGCCTTGGATACAGCCAACGGTGCAGCAGCTACAAGTGCCCGTCAGATTTTCGCTGATCTAGGTGCCCAGTTGACTGTTATCGGTGAGACTCCAGATGGTCTTAACATCAACCTAAATGTTGGTTCAACTCATCCAGAAGCTCTCCAAGAACTAGTCAAAGAAAGCCAGTCAGCTATTGGTTTGGCCTTTGATGGTGATAGTGATCGTTTGATTGCTGTTGATGAAAATGGCAACATCGTCGATGGTGATAAGATCATGTACATCATCGGGAAATACCTTTCTGAAAAAGGACAGTTAGCTCAAAACACCATCGTGACAACGGTTATGTCTAACCTTGGCTTCCATAAGGCCTTGGAGAGTGCTGGTATTAACAAGGCAGTGACTGCTGTTGGTGACCGCTATGTCGTTGAAGAAATGAGAAAATCAGGCTACAATCTTGGTGGTGAACAATCAGGTCACGTTATCTTGATGGATTACAATACAACTGGTGATGGTCAATTATCAGCTGTTCAATTGACTAAAATCATGAAAGAAACAGGCAAGAGCTTGTCTCAACTAGCATCAGAAGTGACGATTTACCCACAAAAACTGGTCAATATCCGAGTGGAAAATGCCATGAAAGAAAAAGCCATGGAAGTACCAGCCATTAAAACTATCATCGAAAAGATGGAAGAAGAAATGGCAGGGAACGGTCGTATCCTTGTCCGCCCAAGTGGAACAGAACCCCTCTTGCGTGTCATGGCAGAAGCCCCAACAACAGAAGAAGTTAACTACTACGTAGATACGATTGCTGCGGTTGTTAAAGATGAAATCGGAATTGACTAA